One window of Marinobacterium aestuarii genomic DNA carries:
- a CDS encoding carboxymuconolactone decarboxylase family protein, producing MSRDDWENGLRVRTEVMGEEFVSRALEGASDFTRPMQDWLNEHAWGSTWQREGLPRQTRSLVTIAMLAALKAPTELKGHVRGALRNGCTVAQIQEVLLQSLIYCGAPAAQEAFRAAREAIEDWESSGGN from the coding sequence GTGTCTAGGGATGATTGGGAAAATGGCTTGCGGGTTCGCACCGAAGTCATGGGTGAAGAGTTTGTCAGCCGGGCGCTGGAGGGTGCCAGTGATTTTACCCGGCCGATGCAGGACTGGCTCAACGAGCATGCCTGGGGCTCGACCTGGCAGCGCGAGGGTTTGCCGCGCCAGACCCGCAGCCTGGTGACCATTGCGATGCTGGCGGCGCTAAAGGCGCCCACTGAGCTGAAGGGGCATGTGCGGGGCGCGTTGCGCAATGGCTGCACTGTGGCGCAAATACAGGAAGTGCTGCTGCAATCCCTGATCTATTGCGGTGCGCCGGCGGCACAGGAGGCCTTTCGTGCGGCCCGCGAGGCGATAGAAGATTGGGAGTCGAGCGGCGGCAACTAG
- a CDS encoding LysR family transcriptional regulator, translating into MVELRHLKTLAALRDAGSLVEAAERVHLTQSALSHQIKDLEERLSCSLFIRKTKPICFTSSGQRLLALADDVLPMIRNAERDIARLAGGEAGRLNICIECHSCFEWLMPTIDHFRQHWPEVEMDLSSGFSFQPLPALARGDLDLVITSDPETRNGIIYIPLFSYESVLAIAKQHRLVARRYIHAEDLSQETLITYPVDHGKLDIFNHFLDPAGIDPAEIRTAELTVMILQLVASGRGVSALPNWAIHEYLERDYIAARPLGDKGVWCTLYAAIREDQKSSEFMVDFLNTAKEVSFRNLSGIKTA; encoded by the coding sequence ATGGTGGAACTAAGGCATCTCAAGACTCTGGCGGCCCTGCGCGACGCCGGCAGCCTGGTCGAAGCCGCTGAGCGGGTCCACCTGACCCAATCCGCCCTTTCCCACCAGATCAAGGATCTTGAAGAGCGACTGAGCTGTTCACTGTTCATCCGCAAGACCAAGCCCATCTGCTTTACCTCGTCGGGCCAGCGCCTGCTGGCCCTGGCCGATGATGTGCTGCCCATGATTCGCAATGCCGAACGGGATATTGCCCGCCTGGCAGGTGGCGAGGCCGGGCGACTGAACATCTGCATCGAATGTCACAGCTGTTTTGAATGGCTCATGCCCACCATCGATCACTTTCGCCAGCACTGGCCGGAAGTCGAAATGGACCTGTCGAGCGGCTTCAGTTTTCAGCCGCTGCCGGCCCTGGCCCGCGGCGACCTCGACCTGGTCATCACCTCCGACCCCGAAACCCGCAACGGCATCATCTATATTCCGCTGTTCAGCTACGAATCAGTGCTGGCCATCGCCAAGCAGCATCGCCTGGTGGCACGGCGCTACATACATGCCGAAGACCTGAGCCAGGAAACCCTGATCACCTACCCGGTGGATCACGGCAAGCTGGACATCTTCAACCACTTCCTGGATCCGGCCGGCATTGATCCGGCTGAAATTCGCACCGCCGAACTGACCGTGATGATCCTGCAGCTGGTCGCCAGCGGTCGCGGTGTATCGGCATTGCCCAACTGGGCGATACACGAATACCTGGAGCGCGACTACATCGCCGCCCGTCCGCTGGGCGACAAGGGCGTCTGGTGCACCCTCTACGCCGCCATCCGCGAAGACCAGAAATCATCCGAGTTCATGGTGGACTTCCTCAATACCGCCAAGGAAGTCTCGTTCCGCAACCTCAGCGGCATCAAGACCGCCTGA
- the argF gene encoding ornithine carbamoyltransferase: MSTRHFLTLKDLSSEELKQLIVRAGELKKMRNDGVVYEPLQNHVMAMIFEKASTRTRVSFEAGMAQLGGHAMFLSSRDTQLGRGEPVEDSARVISSMVDVVMIRTFSHETVETFAQYSRVPVINALTDDYHPCQLLADMQAYHEHRGSIQGKTAVWIGDGNNMCNSYINAAALLDFRLHICCPEGFEPMQSLLQEHGDRIQLFRDPQEAVRGSDLIATDVWASMGQEDEQRMRERKFVGFQVSPALMDLANPDAVFLHCLPAHRGEEISEDMLDDPRSIVFDEAENRLHAQKALLEFLLVK; this comes from the coding sequence ATGAGCACGAGACATTTTTTAACACTTAAAGACCTGTCCTCCGAAGAGCTGAAACAGCTCATCGTACGGGCCGGCGAACTGAAGAAAATGCGCAATGACGGCGTCGTCTACGAGCCGCTGCAGAACCACGTCATGGCCATGATTTTCGAAAAGGCCTCGACGCGTACACGCGTATCTTTCGAAGCCGGCATGGCACAACTGGGTGGCCACGCCATGTTCCTGTCCTCGCGGGATACGCAGCTTGGCCGTGGCGAGCCGGTCGAAGACAGTGCCCGGGTTATCTCCAGCATGGTCGACGTGGTCATGATCCGCACCTTCAGCCATGAAACCGTGGAAACCTTCGCCCAGTACTCCAGGGTGCCGGTCATCAACGCTCTTACGGATGACTATCACCCGTGCCAGCTGCTGGCTGACATGCAGGCGTACCACGAGCATCGCGGCTCGATTCAAGGCAAGACTGCGGTCTGGATCGGCGATGGCAACAACATGTGCAACTCCTATATCAATGCCGCGGCCCTGCTGGATTTCCGCCTGCACATTTGCTGTCCGGAAGGCTTTGAACCCATGCAGTCACTGCTGCAAGAGCATGGTGACCGCATTCAGCTGTTCCGCGACCCCCAGGAAGCGGTGCGCGGCAGCGACCTGATCGCCACTGACGTTTGGGCATCCATGGGTCAGGAAGACGAGCAGCGCATGCGCGAGCGCAAATTTGTCGGTTTCCAGGTGAGCCCCGCACTGATGGACCTGGCCAACCCCGACGCCGTCTTCCTGCACTGCCTGCCGGCCCACCGGGGCGAGGAAATCAGCGAAGACATGCTGGATGATCCCCGCTCCATTGTTTTCGACGAAGCAGAAAACCGCCTGCACGCCCAAAAGGCGCTGCTGGAATTCCTGCTGGTCAAGTAG
- a CDS encoding aspartate aminotransferase family protein yields MAATPIMNTYNRLSVAFDHGAGAWLYDTDGNKYLDALSGIAVCGLGHSHPAVTHAISEQASRLIHTSNLYTIPLQERLAERLCAIAGMDSVFFGNSGAEANEAAIKLARRFGHQKGIDNPAIIVMENSFHGRTLATLSATGNRAVQVGFEPLVSGFVRAPYDDVDAIRTIAANNPNVVAILVEPVQGEAGIRIPADNYLNQLRDICDEHEWLLMLDEVQTGNGRTGKYFAYQHNAILPDVVTTAKGLGNGVPIGACLAAGKAATILSPGTHGSTYGGNPLACAAALAVVDTIQSENLCQRAEQLGQRICDGFRAQLGDSDYIREIRNKGLMIGIELTEAGTELAVLAKVKGILLNVTGGGRVVRLLPPLILSDSEADLLVNTLSKLIQIYAADEREI; encoded by the coding sequence ATGGCAGCTACGCCTATCATGAATACATATAACAGGCTCTCGGTTGCCTTCGACCATGGCGCAGGCGCCTGGCTGTATGACACAGACGGCAACAAGTACCTGGATGCACTGTCCGGCATCGCCGTGTGCGGCCTGGGTCACAGCCACCCGGCCGTCACCCACGCCATCAGCGAACAGGCCTCCCGCCTGATTCACACCTCGAATCTGTACACCATTCCGCTGCAGGAGCGCCTGGCCGAACGCCTGTGCGCCATCGCCGGCATGGACAGCGTGTTCTTTGGCAACTCAGGTGCAGAGGCAAACGAAGCCGCCATCAAGCTGGCACGTCGCTTCGGCCACCAGAAAGGCATCGACAACCCGGCCATTATTGTCATGGAAAACTCCTTTCACGGCCGCACCCTTGCCACCCTGAGCGCCACCGGCAACCGGGCTGTGCAGGTGGGTTTCGAACCCCTGGTCAGCGGTTTCGTACGTGCACCCTACGATGATGTCGACGCCATTCGTACCATCGCCGCCAACAACCCCAATGTGGTTGCCATCCTGGTGGAACCGGTACAGGGCGAAGCCGGCATTCGCATTCCCGCCGACAACTACCTCAACCAGCTGCGCGACATCTGCGATGAGCACGAATGGCTGCTGATGCTGGACGAAGTCCAGACCGGCAACGGCCGTACTGGCAAATATTTTGCGTATCAGCACAACGCCATCCTGCCGGACGTGGTAACAACAGCCAAAGGTCTGGGCAATGGCGTGCCAATTGGTGCTTGTCTGGCTGCTGGCAAAGCTGCCACTATCCTGTCTCCGGGCACCCACGGCTCGACCTACGGCGGCAACCCACTGGCCTGCGCTGCGGCCTTGGCTGTGGTTGATACCATTCAGAGCGAAAACCTCTGCCAGCGCGCCGAGCAACTGGGCCAGCGCATCTGCGACGGTTTTCGCGCCCAGCTGGGCGATTCGGACTACATTCGGGAAATCCGCAACAAGGGCCTGATGATCGGCATTGAGCTGACAGAAGCAGGCACCGAACTTGCGGTGCTGGCCAAGGTCAAGGGCATCCTGCTGAATGTAACCGGCGGTGGCCGCGTTGTACGACTGCTGCCCCCCCTGATTTTGAGCGATAGCGAAGCAGACCTGCTGGTTAACACGCTGTCAAAACTGATCCAGATATATGCGGCTGACGAGCGGGAAATTTAA
- the grxD gene encoding Grx4 family monothiol glutaredoxin, producing the protein MSVIDTIKEQVEKNTILLYMKGTPRFPQCGFSSRTVEAVMNCGERFAFVNILENPEIRAELPKYANWPTFPQLWVNGELVGGCDIVCEMAANGELETLIKQAAANQAPEEEA; encoded by the coding sequence ATGAGTGTGATCGATACTATCAAAGAGCAGGTCGAGAAAAATACCATCCTGCTTTATATGAAGGGCACGCCGCGTTTCCCGCAATGTGGTTTTTCATCCCGTACAGTCGAAGCTGTGATGAATTGTGGCGAGCGCTTCGCGTTCGTGAACATCCTGGAAAACCCTGAAATTCGTGCCGAGCTGCCCAAGTATGCGAACTGGCCGACCTTCCCACAGTTGTGGGTCAATGGTGAGCTGGTGGGCGGTTGCGATATCGTCTGCGAGATGGCTGCCAATGGTGAGCTGGAAACGCTGATCAAGCAGGCCGCAGCGAACCAGGCTCCTGAAGAAGAAGCCTGA
- a CDS encoding peroxiredoxin — MGVLVGKQAPDFTAAAVLGTGEIVDSYNLKEAIKGKYGLVFFYPLDFTFVCPSELIALDHRVAAFKERNVEVIGVSIDSQFSHNAWRNTPVNQGGIGPVKYTLVADIKHEVCQAYDVEHADGVAFRGAFLIDQEGNVRAQIVNDLPLGRNIDELIRLVDALQFHEEHGEVCPAGWNKGDKGMNASPEGVAAYLAEESGKL, encoded by the coding sequence ATGGGCGTACTAGTTGGCAAGCAAGCACCGGACTTTACCGCAGCGGCTGTTCTGGGCACTGGCGAAATCGTTGATTCCTACAACCTGAAAGAAGCCATCAAGGGTAAATACGGCCTGGTTTTCTTTTACCCGCTGGATTTCACTTTCGTTTGCCCGTCTGAGCTGATCGCACTGGATCACCGTGTTGCGGCATTCAAAGAGCGTAACGTTGAGGTTATCGGTGTTTCCATCGATTCCCAGTTCTCGCACAACGCATGGCGCAACACCCCTGTTAATCAGGGTGGTATCGGTCCTGTTAAGTACACTCTGGTGGCTGACATCAAGCACGAAGTCTGCCAGGCGTACGACGTTGAGCACGCTGACGGTGTTGCATTCCGCGGCGCTTTCCTGATCGATCAGGAAGGTAACGTACGTGCACAGATCGTCAATGACCTGCCGCTGGGTCGCAACATCGACGAGCTGATTCGTCTGGTTGACGCGCTGCAGTTCCACGAAGAGCATGGCGAAGTTTGCCCGGCTGGCTGGAACAAGGGTGACAAGGGTATGAACGCTTCTCCGGAAGGCGTTGCCGCTTACCTGGCTGAAGAATCCGGCAAGCTGTAA
- the rnt gene encoding ribonuclease T, with translation MSNSTIPQLMADRFRGFLPVVIDVETAGFNSRTDALLEVAAVTLTMDENGYLMIDQSFDEAVDPFEGANLEQSALDFTGIDPFDPERNAISETLALENIFKPIRKSIKAHNCKRAILVGHNAAFDHSFIQAAASRTDAKRNPFHPFSTFDTATLAGLAYGQTVLARACDVAGIDFDGKKAHSALYDTVKTAELFCAIINRWKDLGGWDMVLESRQYDD, from the coding sequence TTGAGCAACAGCACCATTCCGCAACTGATGGCAGACCGTTTTCGCGGCTTTCTGCCCGTCGTTATTGACGTTGAAACGGCGGGCTTCAACTCCCGCACCGACGCCCTTCTGGAAGTCGCAGCCGTCACTCTGACGATGGACGAAAACGGCTATCTGATGATCGATCAAAGCTTCGACGAGGCGGTTGATCCGTTTGAGGGTGCCAACCTGGAGCAATCCGCACTGGACTTCACCGGCATCGACCCCTTCGACCCTGAACGCAACGCCATTTCCGAAACCCTGGCGCTGGAAAATATTTTCAAGCCCATCCGCAAGTCGATCAAGGCACACAACTGCAAGCGCGCGATTCTGGTTGGCCATAACGCCGCCTTTGACCACAGCTTTATTCAGGCTGCGGCGAGCCGCACCGACGCCAAACGCAACCCCTTCCACCCCTTTTCCACCTTCGACACCGCCACCCTGGCAGGGCTTGCCTATGGACAGACCGTCCTGGCACGGGCCTGCGACGTGGCGGGCATCGATTTCGATGGCAAGAAAGCCCACTCCGCGCTCTACGATACCGTCAAGACCGCCGAATTGTTCTGCGCCATCATCAACCGCTGGAAGGATCTGGGCGGCTGGGACATGGTACTGGAAAGCCGTCAGTACGACGACTAG
- a CDS encoding flagellar protein MotY → MLLLVWLGAETALAVTYRAAIDDSRWELESSKFSCRLSQAVPAYGRALFEREAGEDVRFSLRAVEQVNASAQALLVAEAPPWRPGAAPQMIATLKVDAASGDIDVASNYARQMLAFLYKGLVPTFTRTDWQGTAEALRVGVSAANFGSAYQDYSGCVEGLLPVNYRQVARTAVLFPPATYVLSDSARARLDLIALYVKHDDSVQSVYVDGHSDNLGRRLLNRDLSKKRAEAVTEYLKAKGMDESMITMRFHGERYPVVPNNSAANRDRNRRVTIRLERE, encoded by the coding sequence TTGCTATTGCTCGTCTGGCTGGGTGCCGAGACTGCCCTGGCGGTCACCTATCGGGCTGCGATTGACGATTCGCGCTGGGAGCTGGAGTCCTCCAAGTTCAGTTGCCGTCTGAGTCAGGCTGTGCCGGCTTACGGGCGGGCGCTGTTTGAGCGCGAGGCGGGGGAGGATGTGCGTTTCAGCCTGCGTGCGGTTGAGCAGGTGAATGCCTCGGCGCAGGCGTTGCTGGTGGCTGAGGCGCCGCCCTGGCGGCCGGGCGCGGCGCCGCAGATGATTGCGACGCTCAAGGTGGATGCCGCCAGTGGTGATATTGATGTCGCCTCGAACTACGCCCGTCAGATGCTGGCGTTTCTGTACAAGGGGCTGGTGCCCACATTTACCCGTACCGACTGGCAGGGGACCGCGGAGGCGCTGCGGGTCGGGGTGTCGGCGGCGAATTTTGGTTCGGCCTATCAGGACTACAGTGGCTGCGTCGAAGGCTTGCTGCCGGTGAACTATCGTCAGGTGGCGCGCACGGCGGTGCTGTTTCCGCCGGCAACTTATGTGCTGTCTGATTCGGCCCGGGCGCGACTCGACCTGATCGCGCTCTACGTCAAGCATGATGACAGCGTGCAGTCGGTCTATGTGGATGGTCATTCCGATAATCTGGGGCGGCGTCTGCTGAATCGGGACCTGTCGAAGAAGCGGGCCGAGGCTGTGACCGAGTACCTGAAGGCCAAGGGCATGGATGAATCCATGATCACCATGCGCTTTCATGGCGAGCGTTATCCGGTGGTGCCCAATAATTCGGCGGCGAATCGGGATCGCAACCGCCGCGTCACTATCCGTCTTGAGCGTGAATAG
- a CDS encoding argininosuccinate synthase produces the protein MSDIKKVVLAYSGGLDTSVIVRWLQDTYNCEVVTFTADLGQGEEVEPARAKAEALGVKEIYIEDLREEFVRDFVFPMFRANTVYEGEYLLGTSIARPLIAKRLIEIANSTGADAISHGATGKGNDQVRFELGAYALKPGVKVIAPWREWDLTSRETLMKYCEERNIPVDFAGKKKKSPYSMDANLLHISYEGGVLEDPWAEAEDDMWRWSVSPEQAPNEATYIELTYAKGDIVAIDGEAMSPATVLETLNRIGGANGIGRLDIVENRFVGMKSRGCYETPGGTIMLRAHRAIESITLDREAAHLKDELMPRYAETIYNGFWWSEERKMMQQLIDYSQRHVNGDVRLKLYKGNVEVVGRRSVDSLFDESIATFEDDAGSYDQKDAEGFIKLNALRMRIAASKGRNLLED, from the coding sequence ATGTCGGATATTAAAAAGGTTGTGCTGGCCTACTCCGGCGGACTTGATACGTCTGTTATCGTCCGCTGGTTGCAGGATACCTATAATTGCGAAGTGGTCACCTTTACTGCCGATCTGGGGCAGGGGGAAGAGGTTGAGCCTGCGCGTGCCAAGGCAGAGGCTCTGGGTGTAAAGGAAATTTACATCGAAGACCTGCGTGAAGAGTTCGTGCGTGACTTCGTATTCCCGATGTTTCGTGCCAATACCGTGTACGAGGGTGAGTACCTGCTGGGTACCTCCATCGCACGCCCGCTGATTGCCAAGCGACTGATTGAAATAGCCAACTCAACCGGCGCCGATGCCATTTCCCATGGCGCGACCGGCAAGGGTAATGATCAGGTGCGTTTTGAGCTGGGTGCCTATGCGCTCAAGCCGGGCGTCAAGGTGATCGCGCCCTGGCGTGAGTGGGATCTGACGTCCCGCGAAACCCTGATGAAATATTGTGAAGAGCGCAATATTCCGGTCGATTTCGCAGGCAAGAAGAAAAAGTCTCCGTACTCCATGGACGCCAATCTGCTGCATATCTCCTATGAAGGTGGTGTGCTGGAAGATCCCTGGGCGGAAGCGGAAGATGATATGTGGCGCTGGTCGGTGTCGCCTGAGCAGGCGCCGAATGAGGCGACCTACATTGAGCTGACCTACGCCAAGGGCGATATCGTTGCCATCGATGGCGAGGCTATGTCTCCAGCGACTGTGCTGGAAACGCTGAACCGGATCGGTGGTGCAAACGGCATTGGTCGTCTGGATATCGTCGAGAACCGCTTTGTTGGCATGAAGTCCCGTGGCTGTTACGAGACGCCGGGTGGCACCATCATGCTGCGTGCTCACCGTGCCATTGAGTCCATTACGCTGGACCGTGAAGCTGCGCACCTGAAAGACGAACTGATGCCGCGTTATGCAGAGACCATCTATAACGGTTTCTGGTGGTCTGAAGAGCGCAAGATGATGCAGCAGTTGATCGATTACAGCCAGCGTCACGTGAACGGTGATGTGCGCCTGAAATTGTACAAGGGCAATGTCGAAGTTGTGGGTCGTCGCTCTGTCGATAGCCTGTTTGATGAAAGCATTGCGACCTTCGAGGACGATGCCGGGTCCTATGATCAGAAGGATGCAGAGGGCTTTATCAAGCTGAATGCGTTGCGTATGCGCATTGCGGCAAGCAAGGGTCGCAATCTGCTGGAAGACTGA
- a CDS encoding inositol monophosphatase family protein: MQPMVNIALRAARLAGEQIARAVERLDLIKSEQQGVAEFLNETCVQAERTMVHTIQKAYPSHTIVGEYSGEHAPLQEGPTFTWNINPIDSITNFANGLPVFAISMSGHSTSKIEHAIVLNPMAGEEFTCSRGYGAHFNGKRLRVSNRKTIQGSLIGTGFIGRTSDKLYLNEFQEMFRNIILADGKTFNGGSPALNLAYTAAGRLDGFFQIGLQQNEIEAGMLLLQEAGGLVGDFTGGTGYRTSGNLVAGNPKMFKALLQSIRPTLNESLK, translated from the coding sequence ATGCAACCGATGGTAAACATTGCCCTGCGCGCTGCGCGTCTTGCAGGAGAGCAAATCGCACGTGCTGTAGAGCGCCTTGATTTGATCAAATCCGAGCAGCAAGGCGTCGCTGAATTCCTGAACGAGACCTGTGTACAGGCCGAGCGGACCATGGTGCACACGATCCAGAAGGCTTACCCGAGCCACACTATCGTCGGTGAATATTCAGGGGAACACGCTCCGCTACAGGAAGGCCCGACCTTCACCTGGAACATCAACCCGATCGACAGCATCACCAACTTCGCCAATGGCCTCCCTGTTTTCGCCATCAGCATGTCTGGTCACAGCACTAGCAAAATCGAGCATGCCATAGTCCTGAACCCGATGGCCGGCGAGGAATTCACCTGCAGCCGCGGCTACGGCGCCCACTTCAACGGCAAGCGCCTGCGCGTCAGTAACCGCAAAACCATCCAGGGCTCACTGATCGGCACCGGCTTTATCGGCCGCACCAGCGACAAGCTCTACCTGAACGAATTTCAGGAAATGTTCCGCAACATCATCCTGGCAGACGGCAAGACCTTCAACGGCGGCTCTCCAGCCCTGAACCTGGCCTACACCGCTGCAGGACGCCTGGACGGATTCTTCCAGATCGGCCTGCAGCAGAATGAAATCGAAGCAGGCATGCTGCTACTGCAGGAAGCCGGCGGCCTGGTCGGCGACTTCACCGGCGGCACCGGCTATCGCACCAGCGGCAACCTGGTGGCCGGCAACCCGAAAATGTTCAAGGCCCTGCTGCAAAGCATTCGCCCTACCCTGAACGAATCACTGAAGTAA
- a CDS encoding RNA methyltransferase yields MLENIRIVLVNTSHPGNVGGVARAMKNMGLSDLCLVAPNDFPSEAAVVRASGATDLLDNARIVPELTDAVADCHLVIGASARGRHIPWPVIDPREMAAIVSEVQPQLRVAIVFGREDRGLTNEELHCCHQHVHIPSVEGFSSLNLAAAVQVIAYELRMMALSGAAVEKPRWGTPWDIDLADSGEIERMFQHLESTLVDIEFLNPDNPRQLMPRLRRLLLRAVPDKVEVNVLRGILTAVNKKVGGG; encoded by the coding sequence ATGCTCGAGAATATCCGCATTGTGCTGGTCAATACCTCCCATCCGGGCAACGTTGGCGGCGTGGCGAGGGCGATGAAGAATATGGGGTTGTCTGACCTCTGTCTGGTTGCCCCCAATGACTTTCCCAGTGAGGCGGCGGTGGTGCGTGCGTCCGGCGCAACCGACCTGCTGGATAATGCCCGCATCGTGCCTGAGCTCACCGATGCTGTGGCGGACTGTCATCTGGTGATCGGAGCCAGTGCCCGTGGCCGTCACATACCCTGGCCGGTAATAGACCCGCGGGAAATGGCGGCGATTGTGTCCGAAGTGCAGCCGCAGCTGCGTGTTGCCATCGTTTTCGGGCGCGAAGATCGGGGTTTGACCAACGAAGAGCTGCATTGCTGTCATCAGCATGTACATATCCCATCGGTTGAGGGTTTCAGTTCGCTTAATCTGGCGGCTGCGGTGCAGGTTATCGCCTATGAGTTGCGCATGATGGCGCTGTCGGGTGCCGCAGTCGAGAAGCCGCGCTGGGGTACGCCCTGGGATATCGATCTGGCCGACAGTGGCGAGATTGAGCGGATGTTTCAGCATCTGGAGAGCACTCTGGTTGATATCGAGTTCCTGAATCCGGACAATCCCCGTCAGTTGATGCCCCGGCTGCGTCGCCTTTTGTTGCGTGCGGTGCCGGACAAGGTCGAGGTCAATGTGCTGCGTGGCATTCTGACGGCGGTGAACAAGAAAGTCGGCGGTGGCTGA
- the iscR gene encoding Fe-S cluster assembly transcriptional regulator IscR, with translation MRLTTKGRYAVTAMLDLALHAGKGPISLADISERQGISLSYLEQLFAKLRRNELVRSVRGPGGGYQLSRDQVHINVAEVIDAVNESVDATGCHGSGDCQSGQTCLTHHLWCDLSEQIHAFLSSITLLDLVQRKDVQQVAKRQDRRYVDQLIMSTGEKTPADRKAAV, from the coding sequence ATGCGATTGACCACCAAAGGCCGTTATGCAGTTACAGCGATGCTTGATTTGGCGTTGCACGCAGGGAAAGGCCCGATCAGTCTGGCCGATATTTCCGAGCGTCAGGGTATCTCGCTGTCCTACCTTGAGCAGCTGTTTGCCAAGCTGAGACGCAACGAGCTGGTGCGCAGTGTGCGAGGGCCCGGCGGTGGTTATCAGCTGAGTCGTGATCAGGTACACATCAATGTGGCCGAAGTGATCGACGCGGTGAATGAGTCGGTTGATGCTACGGGTTGCCACGGCAGCGGTGACTGTCAGTCGGGCCAAACCTGTCTGACGCACCATCTGTGGTGCGACCTGAGCGAACAGATTCATGCATTCCTGAGCAGTATCACTTTGCTGGACCTGGTTCAGCGCAAAGATGTACAGCAGGTTGCCAAACGGCAGGATCGTCGTTATGTAGATCAGCTGATTATGAGTACGGGTGAAAAAACGCCTGCCGATCGCAAGGCGGCGGTGTAA
- a CDS encoding IscS subfamily cysteine desulfurase, whose protein sequence is MKLPIYLDYSATTPVDPRVAEKMIECLTMEGNFGNPASRSHLFGWKAEEAVENARRQVADLINADPREIVWTSGATESDNLAIKGAVHFYQKKGKHIITSRIEHKAVLDTARQLEREGFEVTYLDPNKEGIIEPSVVADAIREDTILVSLMHVNNEVGTLTDIAAIGEITRAKGIIFHVDAAQSAGKVDIDMSKLKVDLMSFSAHKVYGPKGIGALYVSRKPRVRIEAQMHGGGHERGMRSGTLATHQIVGMGEAFRIAKLEMAAENERLITLRDRLLAGVKDMEEVYVNGSLTQRVPGNLNISFAFVEGESLLMSLKDLAVSSGSACTSASLEPSYVLRALGLNDEMAHSSIRFSIGRFTTEDDVDHVIQDIRGAVGKLRELSPLWDMFKDGVDLSKVEWVHH, encoded by the coding sequence ATGAAGTTGCCGATTTATCTGGATTATTCCGCCACCACCCCGGTTGACCCGCGGGTTGCGGAAAAGATGATTGAGTGTCTGACGATGGAGGGTAACTTTGGTAACCCTGCATCCCGCTCTCATCTGTTTGGCTGGAAGGCCGAAGAAGCGGTTGAAAATGCCCGTCGCCAGGTGGCTGATCTGATCAATGCCGATCCGCGCGAGATCGTCTGGACCTCCGGTGCGACCGAGTCCGACAATCTGGCTATTAAGGGCGCGGTGCATTTCTATCAGAAGAAAGGCAAGCACATCATCACCTCGCGCATCGAGCACAAGGCGGTACTGGATACGGCCCGTCAGCTGGAGCGCGAAGGTTTCGAGGTCACCTATCTGGACCCCAACAAGGAAGGCATTATTGAGCCTTCGGTCGTTGCGGACGCCATCCGTGAAGACACCATTCTGGTGTCCCTGATGCATGTGAATAATGAAGTCGGTACCCTGACGGATATCGCCGCTATTGGTGAAATCACTCGAGCCAAAGGCATCATCTTTCATGTAGATGCCGCTCAGAGTGCGGGCAAGGTCGATATCGACATGAGCAAGCTGAAGGTCGACCTGATGTCCTTCTCGGCGCACAAGGTCTACGGCCCCAAAGGTATCGGCGCTCTATACGTCAGCCGCAAGCCGCGTGTTCGCATTGAAGCTCAGATGCACGGTGGCGGTCACGAACGTGGCATGCGCTCCGGTACTCTGGCGACGCATCAGATCGTAGGCATGGGCGAGGCGTTTCGTATCGCCAAGCTGGAAATGGCGGCTGAAAACGAGCGTCTGATCACCCTGCGTGATCGCCTGCTGGCGGGCGTCAAGGATATGGAAGAGGTTTATGTAAACGGATCTCTGACTCAGCGTGTACCGGGCAACCTGAACATCAGCTTCGCTTTTGTTGAAGGTGAGTCTCTGCTGATGTCGCTGAAGGATCTGGCGGTGTCTTCGGGATCTGCCTGCACCTCGGCGAGCCTGGAGCCTTCCTATGTACTGCGTGCTTTGGGTCTGAACGACGAAATGGCACATAGCTCAATCCGTTTCTCCATCGGGCGCTTTACCACCGAAGACGATGTCGATCATGTGATCCAGGACATCCGCGGAGCGGTAGGCAAGCTGCGAGAGTTGTCTCCTCTGTGGGACATGTTTAAAGATGGCGTTGATTTGAGCAAGGTCGAGTGGGTTCACCACTAA